The nucleotide window CCTGGATTTTAGAAAGTTTAGGTAATCTCATGATCTTAATGTTTTCTCGAGCCGGCGAGGTTAACGTATGAACCTTTTTATGGATCCGATAGCCTTTTGGCTAGTGGCGGCGCGTTTGTCAGGTTTATTTGCCGCTGTTCCAGGCGTAAGCGATTTTTCGATACCTACTGTTGTCAAGGCTGGATTACTTATCTGGCTAACCTTTTTTTTAACACCGCTTACACCGGCCGCAAATTATGCAATTTCTGGAGTGGTTGGCCTCGTTTTTATAGGCATGGGAGAGTTAGTTATAGGAGCGGGTCTTGGGTTGGTTGTTAAGATGTGTATGGTGGTCATGCAATTTGCAGGCATGTTAGTAGATAATGAACTTGGATTAACTGCTGCTGAACAATTAAATCCTGCAGTCACAATATCTGGAGGTGTATTTGGCAGGGTTTTTGTGATTGCGGGAATGGTATATTTCTGGGTCTTAGACTATTTTACATTAGTTCTAATGGGTTTAGTAAAGAGTTTTGAAATTATTCCCATGGCACATTTTATTTCTAACATAGGGATTAAGACATTAGTCAATGTAGGCTCGAGCATCCTGATTAGTGGATTTGCTATAGCAATTCCAATATT belongs to Verrucomicrobiota bacterium and includes:
- a CDS encoding flagellar biosynthetic protein FliR, whose product is MDPIAFWLVAARLSGLFAAVPGVSDFSIPTVVKAGLLIWLTFFLTPLTPAANYAISGVVGLVFIGMGELVIGAGLGLVVKMCMVVMQFAGMLVDNELGLTAAEQLNPAVTISGGVFGRVFVIAGMVYFWVLDYFTLVLMGLVKSFEIIPMAHFISNIGIKTLVNVGSSILISGFAIAIPILAVSFMTTFALGLISKAVQGLNIMFLSFTIRLGVGLAAVIVFLPLLLFMIRKQLGTILPRITDYMVELNKLT